Proteins from a single region of Corvus moneduloides isolate bCorMon1 chromosome 19, bCorMon1.pri, whole genome shotgun sequence:
- the MILR1 gene encoding allergin-1 isoform X2 has protein sequence MYFLTVLLFSYPQMSQQIQKTTANGKEMLSNPKLVLVQGALNVVMKQNVTLSCLSESASPPVRYTLFKHNQQVSALNRSDLTPALFTLTINSASDVGEYKCKAEYIISSGGKYSNSLIFTLIEPISKPVLSSPNSQAKKGQNVTLSCLSENGSLPISYLFFKGSQNISPQKTMQKREAAVIFLFIDSLSDYGTYKCKASNSFPNNAKYSNGFNFTLAEERSHSQPLIISLGLTLLLLIVGFALAIPFFIIPLYKAKKFKSTRPSTSFTSTVNAEESENEVIYTEIENTQ, from the exons atgtattttctcacagttctgctgttttcctACC CTCAAATGTCTCAGCAGATACAGAAAACTACTGCAAATGGCAAAG agatGCTGTCCAATCCCAAGCTTGTACTGGTTCAGGGGGCTTTGAACGTGGTGATGAAACAGAATGtgaccctctcctgcctctctgAGTCTGCATCTCCACCTGTCAGATACACACTGTTTAAGCACAACCAGCAGGTATCTGCTTTAAACAGGTCAGACTTGACCCCCGCACTGTTCACCCTGACCATCAACTCTGCCAGCGACGTGGGGGAATACAAGTGCAAAGCTGAGTACATCATCTCCAGTGGTGGAAAATACAGCAACAGCCTCATCTTCACCCTTATAG AGCCAATTTCCAAACCAGTGCTGAGCTCACCCAACTCTCAGGCAAAGAAAGGCCAGAACGTGACCCTGTCCTGTCTCTCGGAGAATGGATCTCTTCCCATCTCATATCTATTCTTCAAAGGATCACAAAACATTTCTCCCCAAAAGACAATGCAGAAGAGGGAagcagctgtgatttttctgtttattgatTCCCTTAGTGACTACGGAACGTATAAATGCAAAGCTAGTAACAGTTTTCCCAATAATGCAAAATACAGCAATGGTTTCAACTTTACATTAGCAG AAGAGAGAAGCCATTCTCAGCCCCTGATAATTTCTCTTGGGCTAACCCTGCTACTACTCATAGTAGGATTTGCTCTCGCAATCCCATTTTTCATAATTCCTTTGTATAAAGCAA aaaaatttaAGTCTACCAGGCCCTCAACTAGCTTTACTTCAACAGTGAATGCAGAGGAGTCTGAAAATGAAGTCATATACACAGAGATAG AAAACACACAATAA
- the POLG2 gene encoding DNA polymerase subunit gamma-2, mitochondrial isoform X1 gives MALGSRQSCCCCGRAALGQPRRRRVPERAEPAGCSARPYSAGGGAAEVAGGAELLEVCWRRRFLRGGAGPVPWRAYLSGRHPGFGPLGAALRANLAAQWWDSALPMREQVFPVDAPLHGPPGALRDAQRLRLLHLETLREARQGSGQNPGGPALEEVMGAAEVLRESLLPGVLAQYVSCLELVNKRLPFGLAQIGVCFHSVPESEHSVPESEQQNKTPTRIGERTTSLLAWFSSPRTAGQWLDYWLRQRLQWWRKFAVGPCNFSSSDFQDEEGRRGFKLHYSFPWGTETIETLKNLSDTELLELYPGERSKLLGRDGRKNVIPHVLSMNGNLDRGVLAYLFDSLQLVENPLTARKNSQRKVLKLHPCLAPLKVALDVGKGPTTELRQVCQGLFNELTENGISVWPGYLETLQVSLEQLYTKYDEMSIPFMVLVSDGTLENGVVQLRSRDTTMKEMMHISRLKDFLTKYVTSAKNM, from the exons ATGGCGCTGGGCTCCCGCCAaagttgctgctgctgcggcCGCGCCGCCCTGGGGCAGCCGAGGCGACGGCGGGTCCCGGAGCGGGCGGAGCCGGCAGGGTGCTCGGCGCGGCCGTACTCGGCGGGCGGCGGTGCTGCGGAGGTGGCGGGCGGGgcggagctgctggaggtgtgCTGGCGGCGGCGCTTCctgcggggcggcgcggggccggtgCCCTGGCGCGCTTACTTGAGCGGCCGCCACCCCGGCTTCGGGCCGTTGGGCGCGGCGCTGCGTGCTAACCTGGCGGCGCAGTGGTGGGACTCGGCTCTGCCCATGCGGGAGCAGGTGTTCCCCGTGGACGCCCCGCTTCACGGTCCTCCCGGCGCCCTGCGGGACGCGCAGAGGCTGCGGCTGCTGCACCTGGAGACGCTGCGCGAAGCCCGCCAGGGCAGTGGGCAGAACCCGGGCGGCCCGGCCCTGGAAGAAGTGATGGGGGCCGCGGAAGTGCTGCGGGAGAGCCTCCTGCCCG GTGTTCTGGCGCAGTATGTCAGCTGCTTAGAGCTGGTGAACAAACGACTGCCCTTTGGCCTTGCTCAAATTGGAGTGTGCTTCCATTCCGTTCCAGAAAGTGAACATTCTGTTCCAGAAAGTGaacaacagaacaaaacccCTACAAG AATAGGCGAGAGGACCACGTCTTTGCTTGCATGGTTTAGTTCTCCCAGAACTGCAGGACAGTGGCTCGATTACTGGCTACGCCAGAGGCTCCAGTGGTGGAGAAAG tttgctgtAGGCCCGTGTAACTTCAGCAGCAGTGACTTTCAGGATGAAGAAGGCAGAAGAGGATTTAAGTTACATTACAGCTTTCCTTGGGGAACAGAAACAATAGAAACACTGAAGAACCTTAGTGATACTGAACTATTAGAGCTGTATCCAGGAGAGAGATCAAAATTACTT ggCCGAGATGGAAGGAAGAATGTCATCCCTCATGTTCTGTCTATGAATGGGAATCTGGACCGAGGAGTGTTAGCATATCTCTTTGATTCTCTACAGCTAGTTGAGAATCCAttaacagcaaggaaaaattcACAGAGAAAG GTACTTAAGCTTCATCCTTGCTTAGCACCCCTTAAAGTGGCCTTGGATGTAGGAAAAGGTCCAACAACAGAGCTGAGGCAG GTTTGTCAAGGATTGTTCAATGAACtgacagaaaatggaatttctgtATGGCCAGGTTATCTGGAAACTCTGCAGGTGTCTCTGGAGCAACTTTATACAAA GTATGATGAGATGAGTATTCCCTTCATGGTCTTGGTAAGTGATGGCACTCTAGAGAATGGAGTGGTCCAGCTGAGAAGTAGAGACACCACCATGAAGGAAATGATGCACATTTCCAGGCTGAAGGACTTTTTAACAAAGTATGTTACGTCAGCCAAAAATATGTAA
- the MILR1 gene encoding allergin-1 isoform X1, with protein sequence MYFLTVLLFSYPQMSQQIQKTTANGKEMLSNPKLVLVQGALNVVMKQNVTLSCLSESASPPVRYTLFKHNQQVSALNRSDLTPALFTLTINSASDVGEYKCKAEYIISSGGKYSNSLIFTLIEPISKPVLSSPNSQAKKGQNVTLSCLSENGSLPISYLFFKGSQNISPQKTMQKREAAVIFLFIDSLSDYGTYKCKASNSFPNNAKYSNGFNFTLAEERSHSQPLIISLGLTLLLLIVGFALAIPFFIIPLYKAKKFKSTRPSTSFTSTVNAEESENEVIYTEIEPVKPEEEYINFFIRREEEKGENLKL encoded by the exons atgtattttctcacagttctgctgttttcctACC CTCAAATGTCTCAGCAGATACAGAAAACTACTGCAAATGGCAAAG agatGCTGTCCAATCCCAAGCTTGTACTGGTTCAGGGGGCTTTGAACGTGGTGATGAAACAGAATGtgaccctctcctgcctctctgAGTCTGCATCTCCACCTGTCAGATACACACTGTTTAAGCACAACCAGCAGGTATCTGCTTTAAACAGGTCAGACTTGACCCCCGCACTGTTCACCCTGACCATCAACTCTGCCAGCGACGTGGGGGAATACAAGTGCAAAGCTGAGTACATCATCTCCAGTGGTGGAAAATACAGCAACAGCCTCATCTTCACCCTTATAG AGCCAATTTCCAAACCAGTGCTGAGCTCACCCAACTCTCAGGCAAAGAAAGGCCAGAACGTGACCCTGTCCTGTCTCTCGGAGAATGGATCTCTTCCCATCTCATATCTATTCTTCAAAGGATCACAAAACATTTCTCCCCAAAAGACAATGCAGAAGAGGGAagcagctgtgatttttctgtttattgatTCCCTTAGTGACTACGGAACGTATAAATGCAAAGCTAGTAACAGTTTTCCCAATAATGCAAAATACAGCAATGGTTTCAACTTTACATTAGCAG AAGAGAGAAGCCATTCTCAGCCCCTGATAATTTCTCTTGGGCTAACCCTGCTACTACTCATAGTAGGATTTGCTCTCGCAATCCCATTTTTCATAATTCCTTTGTATAAAGCAA aaaaatttaAGTCTACCAGGCCCTCAACTAGCTTTACTTCAACAGTGAATGCAGAGGAGTCTGAAAATGAAGTCATATACACAGAGATAG AGCCTGTTAAACCAGAAGAAGAATACATCAACTTTTTTAttagaagagaagaggaaaaaggtgAAAACCTCAAGCTATAA
- the MILR1 gene encoding allergin-1 isoform X3, producing MYFLTVLLFSYPQMSQQIQKTTANGKEMLSNPKLVLVQGALNVVMKQNVTLSCLSESASPPVRYTLFKHNQQVSALNRSDLTPALFTLTINSASDVGEYKCKAEYIISSGGKYSNSLIFTLIEPISKPVLSSPNSQAKKGQNVTLSCLSENGSLPISYLFFKGSQNISPQKTMQKREAAVIFLFIDSLSDYGTYKCKASNSFPNNAKYSNGFNFTLAEKFKSTRPSTSFTSTVNAEESENEVIYTEIEPVKPEEEYINFFIRREEEKGENLKL from the exons atgtattttctcacagttctgctgttttcctACC CTCAAATGTCTCAGCAGATACAGAAAACTACTGCAAATGGCAAAG agatGCTGTCCAATCCCAAGCTTGTACTGGTTCAGGGGGCTTTGAACGTGGTGATGAAACAGAATGtgaccctctcctgcctctctgAGTCTGCATCTCCACCTGTCAGATACACACTGTTTAAGCACAACCAGCAGGTATCTGCTTTAAACAGGTCAGACTTGACCCCCGCACTGTTCACCCTGACCATCAACTCTGCCAGCGACGTGGGGGAATACAAGTGCAAAGCTGAGTACATCATCTCCAGTGGTGGAAAATACAGCAACAGCCTCATCTTCACCCTTATAG AGCCAATTTCCAAACCAGTGCTGAGCTCACCCAACTCTCAGGCAAAGAAAGGCCAGAACGTGACCCTGTCCTGTCTCTCGGAGAATGGATCTCTTCCCATCTCATATCTATTCTTCAAAGGATCACAAAACATTTCTCCCCAAAAGACAATGCAGAAGAGGGAagcagctgtgatttttctgtttattgatTCCCTTAGTGACTACGGAACGTATAAATGCAAAGCTAGTAACAGTTTTCCCAATAATGCAAAATACAGCAATGGTTTCAACTTTACATTAGCAG aaaaatttaAGTCTACCAGGCCCTCAACTAGCTTTACTTCAACAGTGAATGCAGAGGAGTCTGAAAATGAAGTCATATACACAGAGATAG AGCCTGTTAAACCAGAAGAAGAATACATCAACTTTTTTAttagaagagaagaggaaaaaggtgAAAACCTCAAGCTATAA
- the POLG2 gene encoding DNA polymerase subunit gamma-2, mitochondrial isoform X2, producing the protein MALGSRQSCCCCGRAALGQPRRRRVPERAEPAGCSARPYSAGGGAAEVAGGAELLEVCWRRRFLRGGAGPVPWRAYLSGRHPGFGPLGAALRANLAAQWWDSALPMREQVFPVDAPLHGPPGALRDAQRLRLLHLETLREARQGSGQNPGGPALEEVMGAAEVLRESLLPGVLAQYVSCLELVNKRLPFGLAQIGVCFHSVPESEHSVPESEQQNKTPTRIGERTTSLLAWFSSPRTAGQWLDYWLRQRLQWWRKFAVGPCNFSSSDFQDEEGRRGFKLHYSFPWGTETIETLKNLSDTELLELYPGERSKLLGRDGRKNVIPHVLSMNGNLDRGVLAYLFDSLQLVENPLTARKNSQRKVCQGLFNELTENGISVWPGYLETLQVSLEQLYTKYDEMSIPFMVLVSDGTLENGVVQLRSRDTTMKEMMHISRLKDFLTKYVTSAKNM; encoded by the exons ATGGCGCTGGGCTCCCGCCAaagttgctgctgctgcggcCGCGCCGCCCTGGGGCAGCCGAGGCGACGGCGGGTCCCGGAGCGGGCGGAGCCGGCAGGGTGCTCGGCGCGGCCGTACTCGGCGGGCGGCGGTGCTGCGGAGGTGGCGGGCGGGgcggagctgctggaggtgtgCTGGCGGCGGCGCTTCctgcggggcggcgcggggccggtgCCCTGGCGCGCTTACTTGAGCGGCCGCCACCCCGGCTTCGGGCCGTTGGGCGCGGCGCTGCGTGCTAACCTGGCGGCGCAGTGGTGGGACTCGGCTCTGCCCATGCGGGAGCAGGTGTTCCCCGTGGACGCCCCGCTTCACGGTCCTCCCGGCGCCCTGCGGGACGCGCAGAGGCTGCGGCTGCTGCACCTGGAGACGCTGCGCGAAGCCCGCCAGGGCAGTGGGCAGAACCCGGGCGGCCCGGCCCTGGAAGAAGTGATGGGGGCCGCGGAAGTGCTGCGGGAGAGCCTCCTGCCCG GTGTTCTGGCGCAGTATGTCAGCTGCTTAGAGCTGGTGAACAAACGACTGCCCTTTGGCCTTGCTCAAATTGGAGTGTGCTTCCATTCCGTTCCAGAAAGTGAACATTCTGTTCCAGAAAGTGaacaacagaacaaaacccCTACAAG AATAGGCGAGAGGACCACGTCTTTGCTTGCATGGTTTAGTTCTCCCAGAACTGCAGGACAGTGGCTCGATTACTGGCTACGCCAGAGGCTCCAGTGGTGGAGAAAG tttgctgtAGGCCCGTGTAACTTCAGCAGCAGTGACTTTCAGGATGAAGAAGGCAGAAGAGGATTTAAGTTACATTACAGCTTTCCTTGGGGAACAGAAACAATAGAAACACTGAAGAACCTTAGTGATACTGAACTATTAGAGCTGTATCCAGGAGAGAGATCAAAATTACTT ggCCGAGATGGAAGGAAGAATGTCATCCCTCATGTTCTGTCTATGAATGGGAATCTGGACCGAGGAGTGTTAGCATATCTCTTTGATTCTCTACAGCTAGTTGAGAATCCAttaacagcaaggaaaaattcACAGAGAAAG GTTTGTCAAGGATTGTTCAATGAACtgacagaaaatggaatttctgtATGGCCAGGTTATCTGGAAACTCTGCAGGTGTCTCTGGAGCAACTTTATACAAA GTATGATGAGATGAGTATTCCCTTCATGGTCTTGGTAAGTGATGGCACTCTAGAGAATGGAGTGGTCCAGCTGAGAAGTAGAGACACCACCATGAAGGAAATGATGCACATTTCCAGGCTGAAGGACTTTTTAACAAAGTATGTTACGTCAGCCAAAAATATGTAA